The proteins below are encoded in one region of Brassica napus cultivar Da-Ae chromosome A6, Da-Ae, whole genome shotgun sequence:
- the LOC106347500 gene encoding zinc finger protein BALDIBIS isoform X3, with amino-acid sequence MIIPDDHHHLSFPSYVLHQEHITPNPNPNPNPTASNSNKRKRNLPDPDAEVIALSPNSLMTTNRFICEICNKGFKRDQNLQLHRRGHNLPWKLKQRTDKEQVKKKVYICPEKTCVHHDPGRALGDLTGIKKHFSRKHGEKKWKCDKCSKKYAVVSDWKAHSKICGTREYKCDCGTLFSRKDSFITHRAFCDALAEESARFASVPPAAAAYLNNSSDAEVNLGNSKPNHQQRLLDLTSSQLDRHGFNVNRNNINGFMGQSSTNQLPLAANVFASSSSPSPHSASALLQNLWQLQGQSYQQWLLNKNNNNIIQSGMPNNQEDHDTIRRELVINGSSFSSEARTSYNQNGGQEIASMSATTLLQMAVQIGSKRSSSSSNNGMAFGLVTSSIFNNKEMENKIKTKEFDERGFTRDFLGVGSQNRHRPILMVNHNLPTTNDGTPTTYMNHKT; translated from the exons ATGATAATACCAGATGATCATCATCACCTCTCATTCCCCAGCTACGTCCTTCACCAAGAACACATCACCCCGAatcctaaccctaaccctaatccTACCGCCTCAAACTCaaacaaaaggaaaagaaatctCCCGG atcCAGATGCAGAAGTCATCGCTCTATCGCCAAACTCGCTCATGACGACGAACAGATTCATATGCGAGATCTGCAACAAAGGATTTAAGAGAGACCAAAACCTTCAGCTTCACCGGAGAGGCCATAATCTTCCATGGAAGCTAAAGCAAAGGACGGACAAGGAGCAAGTGAAGAAGAAAGTGTACATCTGCCCTGAGAAGACCTGTGTACACCACGACCCGGGTCGAGCCCTCGGGGACTTAACTGGAATCAAGAAGCATTTCAGCAGAAAACATGGAGAGAAGAAGTGGAAATGCgacaaatgttccaaaaaatATGCTGTCGTGTCGGATTGGAAAGCTCATAGCAAGATTTGTGGCACCAGAGAGTACAAATGTGACTGCGGTACCCTCTTTTCCAG aaaagatagTTTCATCACACATAGAGCATTTTGTGACGCTTTAGCCGAAGAAAGTGCTCGATTTGCCTCAGTTCCACCAGCCGCAGCTGCATATTTGAACAATTCCTCGGATGCAGAAGTCAATCTTGGAAACAGCAAACCAAATCATCAACAACGACTACTTGATCTTACATCTTCTCAACTGGATCGACATGGTTTCAATGTCAATCGCAACAACATAAATGGCTTCATGGGACAATCCTCCACCAACCAGCTTCCTTTAGCAGCCAATGTTTTCGCATCTTCATCATCGCCATCACCTCATAGTGCATCTGCTTTGCTTCAAAATCTATGGCAATTACAAGGACAATCATATCAGCAGTGGCTACTcaacaaaaacaataacaatATTATACAAAGTGGAATGCCCAATAATCAAGAAGATCATGACACTATAAGAAGGGAACTAGTAATTAATGGTTCTTCGTTTTCTTCGGAAGCACGCACCAGTTACAACCAAAACGGTGGACAGGAAATAGCCTCGATGTCAGCCACGACATTGCTGCAGATGGCGGTTCAAATAGGCTCAAAGAGATCGTCATCAAGCTCCAACAATGGCATGGCTTTTGGTCTAGTGACTTCCTCCATCTTCAACAATAAAGAAATGgagaataaaatcaaaacaaaggaATTCGATGAAAGAGGCTTCACAAGAGACTTTCTTGGTGTGGGAAGTCAAAACCGTCATCGGCCAATATTGATGGTCAACCATAATCTTCCAACCACAAACGACGGCACACCAACCACCTACATGAATCACA AAACATAA
- the LOC106347500 gene encoding zinc finger protein BALDIBIS isoform X2, producing the protein MIIPDDHHHLSFPSYVLHQEHITPNPNPNPNPTASNSNKRKRNLPGNPDPDAEVIALSPNSLMTTNRFICEICNKGFKRDQNLQLHRRGHNLPWKLKQRTDKEQVKKKVYICPEKTCVHHDPGRALGDLTGIKKHFSRKHGEKKWKCDKCSKKYAVVSDWKAHSKICGTREYKCDCGTLFSRKDSFITHRAFCDALAEESARFASVPPAAAAYLNNSSDAEVNLGNSKPNHQQRLLDLTSSQLDRHGFNVNRNNINGFMGQSSTNQLPLAANVFASSSSPSPHSASALLQNLWQLQGQSYQQWLLNKNNNNIIQSGMPNNQEDHDTIRRELVINGSSFSSEARTSYNQNGGQEIASMSATTLLQMAVQIGSKRSSSSSNNGMAFGLVTSSIFNNKEMENKIKTKEFDERGFTRDFLGVGSQNRHRPILMVNHNLPTTNDGTPTTYMNHKT; encoded by the exons ATGATAATACCAGATGATCATCATCACCTCTCATTCCCCAGCTACGTCCTTCACCAAGAACACATCACCCCGAatcctaaccctaaccctaatccTACCGCCTCAAACTCaaacaaaaggaaaagaaatctCCCGGGTAATCCAG atcCAGATGCAGAAGTCATCGCTCTATCGCCAAACTCGCTCATGACGACGAACAGATTCATATGCGAGATCTGCAACAAAGGATTTAAGAGAGACCAAAACCTTCAGCTTCACCGGAGAGGCCATAATCTTCCATGGAAGCTAAAGCAAAGGACGGACAAGGAGCAAGTGAAGAAGAAAGTGTACATCTGCCCTGAGAAGACCTGTGTACACCACGACCCGGGTCGAGCCCTCGGGGACTTAACTGGAATCAAGAAGCATTTCAGCAGAAAACATGGAGAGAAGAAGTGGAAATGCgacaaatgttccaaaaaatATGCTGTCGTGTCGGATTGGAAAGCTCATAGCAAGATTTGTGGCACCAGAGAGTACAAATGTGACTGCGGTACCCTCTTTTCCAG aaaagatagTTTCATCACACATAGAGCATTTTGTGACGCTTTAGCCGAAGAAAGTGCTCGATTTGCCTCAGTTCCACCAGCCGCAGCTGCATATTTGAACAATTCCTCGGATGCAGAAGTCAATCTTGGAAACAGCAAACCAAATCATCAACAACGACTACTTGATCTTACATCTTCTCAACTGGATCGACATGGTTTCAATGTCAATCGCAACAACATAAATGGCTTCATGGGACAATCCTCCACCAACCAGCTTCCTTTAGCAGCCAATGTTTTCGCATCTTCATCATCGCCATCACCTCATAGTGCATCTGCTTTGCTTCAAAATCTATGGCAATTACAAGGACAATCATATCAGCAGTGGCTACTcaacaaaaacaataacaatATTATACAAAGTGGAATGCCCAATAATCAAGAAGATCATGACACTATAAGAAGGGAACTAGTAATTAATGGTTCTTCGTTTTCTTCGGAAGCACGCACCAGTTACAACCAAAACGGTGGACAGGAAATAGCCTCGATGTCAGCCACGACATTGCTGCAGATGGCGGTTCAAATAGGCTCAAAGAGATCGTCATCAAGCTCCAACAATGGCATGGCTTTTGGTCTAGTGACTTCCTCCATCTTCAACAATAAAGAAATGgagaataaaatcaaaacaaaggaATTCGATGAAAGAGGCTTCACAAGAGACTTTCTTGGTGTGGGAAGTCAAAACCGTCATCGGCCAATATTGATGGTCAACCATAATCTTCCAACCACAAACGACGGCACACCAACCACCTACATGAATCACA AAACATAA
- the LOC106347500 gene encoding zinc finger protein BALDIBIS isoform X1, protein MIIPDDHHHLSFPSYVLHQEHITPNPNPNPNPTASNSNKRKRNLPGNPDPDAEVIALSPNSLMTTNRFICEICNKGFKRDQNLQLHRRGHNLPWKLKQRTDKEQVKKKVYICPEKTCVHHDPGRALGDLTGIKKHFSRKHGEKKWKCDKCSKKYAVVSDWKAHSKICGTREYKCDCGTLFSRKDSFITHRAFCDALAEESARFASVPPAAAAYLNNSSDAEVNLGNSKPNHQQRLLDLTSSQLDRHGFNVNRNNINGFMGQSSTNQLPLAANVFASSSSPSPHSASALLQNLWQLQGQSYQQWLLNKNNNNIIQSGMPNNQEDHDTIRRELVINGSSFSSEARTSYNQNGGQEIASMSATTLLQMAVQIGSKRSSSSSNNGMAFGLVTSSIFNNKEMENKIKTKEFDERGFTRDFLGVGSQNRHRPILMVNHNLPTTNDGTPTTYMNHSMLY, encoded by the exons ATGATAATACCAGATGATCATCATCACCTCTCATTCCCCAGCTACGTCCTTCACCAAGAACACATCACCCCGAatcctaaccctaaccctaatccTACCGCCTCAAACTCaaacaaaaggaaaagaaatctCCCGGGTAATCCAG atcCAGATGCAGAAGTCATCGCTCTATCGCCAAACTCGCTCATGACGACGAACAGATTCATATGCGAGATCTGCAACAAAGGATTTAAGAGAGACCAAAACCTTCAGCTTCACCGGAGAGGCCATAATCTTCCATGGAAGCTAAAGCAAAGGACGGACAAGGAGCAAGTGAAGAAGAAAGTGTACATCTGCCCTGAGAAGACCTGTGTACACCACGACCCGGGTCGAGCCCTCGGGGACTTAACTGGAATCAAGAAGCATTTCAGCAGAAAACATGGAGAGAAGAAGTGGAAATGCgacaaatgttccaaaaaatATGCTGTCGTGTCGGATTGGAAAGCTCATAGCAAGATTTGTGGCACCAGAGAGTACAAATGTGACTGCGGTACCCTCTTTTCCAG aaaagatagTTTCATCACACATAGAGCATTTTGTGACGCTTTAGCCGAAGAAAGTGCTCGATTTGCCTCAGTTCCACCAGCCGCAGCTGCATATTTGAACAATTCCTCGGATGCAGAAGTCAATCTTGGAAACAGCAAACCAAATCATCAACAACGACTACTTGATCTTACATCTTCTCAACTGGATCGACATGGTTTCAATGTCAATCGCAACAACATAAATGGCTTCATGGGACAATCCTCCACCAACCAGCTTCCTTTAGCAGCCAATGTTTTCGCATCTTCATCATCGCCATCACCTCATAGTGCATCTGCTTTGCTTCAAAATCTATGGCAATTACAAGGACAATCATATCAGCAGTGGCTACTcaacaaaaacaataacaatATTATACAAAGTGGAATGCCCAATAATCAAGAAGATCATGACACTATAAGAAGGGAACTAGTAATTAATGGTTCTTCGTTTTCTTCGGAAGCACGCACCAGTTACAACCAAAACGGTGGACAGGAAATAGCCTCGATGTCAGCCACGACATTGCTGCAGATGGCGGTTCAAATAGGCTCAAAGAGATCGTCATCAAGCTCCAACAATGGCATGGCTTTTGGTCTAGTGACTTCCTCCATCTTCAACAATAAAGAAATGgagaataaaatcaaaacaaaggaATTCGATGAAAGAGGCTTCACAAGAGACTTTCTTGGTGTGGGAAGTCAAAACCGTCATCGGCCAATATTGATGGTCAACCATAATCTTCCAACCACAAACGACGGCACACCAACCACCTACATGAATCACAGTATGTTATAttaa
- the LOC125575737 gene encoding uncharacterized protein LOC125575737 isoform X1, whose protein sequence is MVVKILPAVESSWKDVSGGGCGFAMATSESGKLITCGSTDDLGQIYVTSGKHCETPEPFPLPPEVCVQKAEAGWDHCVAVRESHEVYTWGWKKCIPTGRVFGQVEGDSCEMNTSFSAEQEVSTQVLIFHQCIM, encoded by the exons ATGGTGGTGAAGATTCTGCCGGCAGTCGAAAGCTCCTGGAAAGATGTCTCCGGTGGAGGCTGCGGTTTCGCAATGGCTACCTCAG AATCCGGGAAGCTGATCACATGCGGCTCGACGGATGATCTAGGTCAGATCTATGTCACATCAGGGAAGCACTGT GAGACTCCCGAGCCGTTTCCTCTGCCTCCGGAGGTTTGTGTACAGAAAGCTGAAGCTGGATGGGATCATTGTGTGGCGGTAAGAG AGAGCCATGAAGTTTATACATGGGGATGGAAGAAATGTATACCCACTGGAAGAGTGTTTGGACAAGTGGAAGGAGATTCGTGTGAAATGAACACCTCCTTCTCTGCAGAGCAAG AAGTTTCAACGcaggttctcatcttccaccaGTGCATCATGTAA
- the LOC125575737 gene encoding uncharacterized protein LOC125575737 isoform X2: MVVKILPAVESSWKDVSGGGCGFAMATSESGKLITCGSTDDLGQIYVTSGKHCETPEPFPLPPEVCVQKAEAGWDHCVARAMKFIHGDGRNVYPLEECLDKWKEIRVK, from the exons ATGGTGGTGAAGATTCTGCCGGCAGTCGAAAGCTCCTGGAAAGATGTCTCCGGTGGAGGCTGCGGTTTCGCAATGGCTACCTCAG AATCCGGGAAGCTGATCACATGCGGCTCGACGGATGATCTAGGTCAGATCTATGTCACATCAGGGAAGCACTGT GAGACTCCCGAGCCGTTTCCTCTGCCTCCGGAGGTTTGTGTACAGAAAGCTGAAGCTGGATGGGATCATTGTGTGGCG AGAGCCATGAAGTTTATACATGGGGATGGAAGAAATGTATACCCACTGGAAGAGTGTTTGGACAAGTGGAAGGAGATTCGTGTGAAATGA
- the LOC106347498 gene encoding classical arabinogalactan protein 9: MKLGIIIAALLMLLVLVSGEISTKSSPAPAPDLPADAVDSPPIHAPTPELGSPPSVNSPSPAESPINYSSPPEPEHSPSTSPPMPDDHSAPSSPSPSPSPEASDVNHSDITGVEEKKSSGGGGMSGGTKAGVAFGTIAAVCVVGLAGFVYKKRQDNIRRSRYGYAARDIL; the protein is encoded by the coding sequence ATGAAGCTCGGAATCATCATTGCGGCTCTTCTAATGCTGCTGGTTCTCGTCTCCGGCGAGATTTCGACTAAATCCTCACCTGCTCCAGCACCGGATCTACCCGCCGACGCTGTAGATTCACCTCCGATTCACGCACCTACTCCGGAACTTGGATCTCCTCCGTCTGTTAACTCGCCTTCACCGGCGGAATCTCCGATTAACTACTCTTCTCCACCGGAACCTGAACACTCTCCGTCAACCTCTCCGCCGATGCCCGATGATCATTCAGCTCCCTCCTCTCCGTCTCCGTCTCCGTCTCCCGAAGCTAGCGATGTAAACCACAGCGACATTACTGGAGTCGAAGAGAAGAAATCATCCGGAGGCGGCGGAATGAGCGGCGGGACGAAGGCTGGGGTGGCGTTTGGGACGATAGCGGCGGTGTGTGTAGTTGGATTAGCAGGATTTGTGTACAAGAAACGGCAGGATAACATCCGCAGATCTCGCTACGGTTACGCTGCCAGAGATATTCTTTAA